In the genome of Streptomyces fagopyri, the window GAACGCGGCGTGGGCGTAGAGCCGTTCGGCGATCTCCTCGGAGGTGCCGACCAGATCGGGCGCGAACATCATCCGGGCCGGTCCCTGCGGGGTCGCGGTACGCGGTGTGCGCCCCTCGGCGTACTCCTCGTACTTCTTGCGCTGCTCGGGCGTGGCGCTGTCCGTGGGGATCACGACGAGGCCCTGGGAGACGCGGGCGCGGTCGCCGTCGGGGTGGTGGGCACGGAAGGTCCGGATGTGCGACAGCTGCACCTCGGCGAAGTCCTCCGACTCCTCGGCCTTGACGACACTGCTGGTCAGGAGATTCATACCGTGCTCTCCCGCCCACCGTGCCGACCGCAGTCCGCCGGCTCCGTACCACATGCGGCGGCCCAGGCCGGGTGCCTGCGGCTGGACGCGGTCGGAGAACACCTCGAAGCCCTCGACGCCGCTGAAGTCGGTGGCCGGTGTGCCGCGCACGAAGTCCAGCAGCCGCTCCACGCGGCCGTGGCCGAAGTCCTCCGCCTCCGCGGTGTCGGGGTAGAGCGCGTGCTTGACCTGGTCGAAGTGCATCGGCGGGCCGACACTGACGCCCGGATTGAGACGGCCCCCGGACAGCAGGTCGACGGTCGCCAGGTCCTCGGCCAGGCGCAGGGGGTTCTCCCAGCCCACCGGGATGACAGCGGTGCCGAGCTCGATCCGGCTGGTGCGCTGCGACGCCGCGGCCAGGACGGCGACGGGGGAGGAGATGCCGTACTGCAGGTGCCGGTGACGCACCCACGCGCTGTCGAAGCCCAGCCGCTCTCCCAGCTCGATGATCTCCAGCGTCGACTCGTGGCCCCGCCGCGGGTCGGCCTCGTCGAACAACCCGATGGTCAGGAAGCCCAGCTTCCGCAGGGGGGTCGAGGTCTCTGGCACGGGGTTCCTCCATCGTCGACGGCGTCTCTGTCGAACGCCAGTTCCCTACGAAAGCGGCCGGCGATCATCAGAGCAACACGGGGGTCGGGGCGAGGAATTCCGCCGGCCGGACGCAGCGAGGGAACGGGGGCCGGATCCGCCGTGCACGGATCCGGCCCCCGGGGCGAACGTCGCCCGGCGCGGTTCTAGGAGTGCGAGCGCGTCACGTCCACATCCGCCGCCCGTACGAACTCGACGCGGTGCCCGAACTGGATCTCGTAGTACATGTCCTTGCCGGTCACGACCTTGTGCGAGGTCGTGTCGAAGGTCGGCGAGTAGAAGTACTCGCCCGGCACCTTGTCGCCTACGACGTACTTCTGGCCCGCGAGGAGCTTGTACGACAGCGGGGACACCGCCTGGACCGGGACGCCCGCCGGGTACGCCCCCTTCTCCGGATAGGCCCGTCCGTACACCGGGATGTCCGTGAGACCCGCCCTGGGCGTCACGACCTGCCCCGTCGTGCTCACCGCCGTCGGGTGGGCCTTGGGGTTCTTGAACCAGGCCTTCTGGCCCAGGTACCAGATCGCCGTCCAGTCCCCGTCACGGTCGGCGACCGCGTACTGCTGACCGGTGGAGACACGCGAACCCACGTCGTTCACGTCGATGGTCGAGTCGCCGCCGCCCGGCCGCAGCCCGATGTCCTTGATCAGCGGTGAGCTGTCGGACGGCAGGCTGTGGAGGCGCACCTCGCTGGAACCGTGGGCCGGGCAGGCCTGACCGCTGGTGACGCACCCCGTGTACTGCGGCTGGTTCTCCGCGAAGACCGGCAGCACCATGACCAGGTCGCCGCCCGCCTTCTTCCGGTCGTACAGCGGGTGGTCGAGGAGCGCGAAGTAGTGCTCCCAGTCCCAGTAGGGACCCGGGTCCGTGTGCATCCCCGGGATCGTGGACGTCGTCGGGCCGGGAACGTTGTTGTGACCCAGGATGTGCTGCCGGTCCAGGGGAACGCCGTACTTCTTGGCGAGGTACTTCACCAGCCGGGCCGACGCCCGGTACATCTCCTCCGTGTACCAGGCGTCCGGCGAGGCGAGGAAACCCTCGTGCTCCAGGCCGATCGACTTGGCGTTGACGTACCAGTTGCCCGCGTGCCAGGCCACGTCCTTGCCCTTCACATGCTGGGCGATGTGCCCGTCGGTCGAGCGCAGCGTGTAGTTCCACGACACATAGGTGGGGTCCTGGACGAGGTTGATCACGCCGTTCCAGGCGCCCTCCGTGTCGTGGATGACGATGTACTTGATGCTCTGCGACGTGGGCCGGTTCCCGAGGTCGTGGTTGCCGTAGTCGCCGTCGCCGAACTCCGCGTAGGGGGCCGGGATCCACTCGCAGGACACGGTCGTGGGGCACTCCGTGCCGGCCGCGGAGACCGTCCGCAGCCCGGCCCGCCGCAGCTGCGCCCGGTCGGGGCCGATGCCCGGCTGGGGGGCGAGGGCGATCCGCTGCCCGGAGTCCGTGGTGCGCTCGGCACCCGCGCGGATCACCGCGTAGACGTCGTCGGCGTACGCCGCCGCGGTCGCGCTGTCGTCCGCGCCCGAGAAGCGTGCCACCGCGGCGTACCAGTCGGCCGCGTTCTCGCTCAGCGGCTCGGCGAGGTCCTTCTGCGCGGCGGCCAGCAGCGCGGCGCCGCCCTCGACGTTCGCGGCGGCGTCCGAGCGCAGGCGTTCGGCCGGCAGCCCGGTGAGTTCGGCCGCCTTCGTCAAGGTCTTGAGACGCGCGGGCAGTTGGGAGTTCTCCGGGACTTTCCTGGTGGGGACGACGGCCGCGCGGGAGCTGTCGCCGCGAGCGTCCTCGGTGCCCGCGCCTTGGTGCGGGGCCCCGGCCAGCGCCGTCCTGGCGTCGGTGAGGTGCATGGGGCCGTAGCCGCCGGTGACGCTGGGCGCACCGGCGTGCGCGTCCCACCGTGACTGCAGATAGGAGACGCCCAGGAGGACGCTCACCGGCACGTGGTACTCGGCGGCGGCGCCGGCGAAGGCCTGCTGAAGCCGCGCGGTGGAGACCTGGCCGGCGCCGGCCGCCGGGGCCGCGCCGAGCAGCGGGAACATCAGCGCCGCCGAGACGAGGGCGCCCGCGGCTCCGCGGGCGCGTCTGTGCCCGGCGGTGGCCTCGGGGTCGTTGGCAGATGCTCGCAATGCAGCCTCCTGGGACGGTCGGGCGCGGTGGGGCGTGCGGGGCCGAACGAGGTCAGTCGTATCGGCTCCCCGACGATCCGTCAATCATGCCCAGGGGTTGCTGATTTCCCATGTCAACGCGGGTCGGAAGGGTTTTCGTGGCGACGGCGCGGCGGCCTGCGAGGCGTCAGTGGAGTGGACCAGTGGCTCGATCGGGTGAAGTTCCCGAAGGAAATGCGTGCACCGGCACGGGCGCGTGTCATGCGGCCCCACCGCCACCGCCACCGCCACCGCCACCGCCACCGCCACCGCCACCGCCGGCGCCGGTGCGCACGGGTCGTCCGGTGCGCGGCCTCACGGTTACGGGGATTCCGGTACGGAGCTTCGGGTGTCCACGCCGAAGGTCCGCGGTGCGCCGTTGATTCCGGCACACCGCGGACCTTCGTCCCCCGCGGCCCCTCAGTGGTGCCGACGGCCCCTCAGCGCGTGCCGACCGCCGCCCGTACGGCCCGGCGGGCCATCTGGCAGTCGTCGTGCAGCCTCCGCAGCAGCAGCCGTTGCTCCTCGCCGGACGGCACGGCGCCCGGGTGGGCCGGCCCCGGGACGACCGGGATCGCGTCGTGCATCGAACGCTGCACCGCTGTCTCGTACGTACGGATCTCACGGGTCAGTACGAGCATCAGGTTCACCAGGAAGGCGTCACGTGCCGCCGGTCCCGCGGACTGTGCGAGCTGACTGATCTGACGGCGCGCCACGGGAGCGTCACCGAGGACCGCCCACAGCGTCGCCAGGTCGTAGCCCGGCAGGTACCAGCCCGCGTACTCCCAGTCCACCAGCACTGGACCGGCCGGTGAGAGCAGGATGTTCGACAGCAGGGCGTCTCCGTGGCAGAACTGGCCCATGCCCTGACGGCCCGCCGAGTGGGCGATGCCGTGCAGCAGCTTCTGCAGATCGCCCATGTCCCGGTCCGTGAGCAGACCCAGGTCATGGAAACGGGAGATGCGCTCGGCGTAGTCCAGCGGGGCGTCGAACGTCCCCGCCGGGGGCCGCCACGCGTTCAGCCGGCAGACCGCGCCCAGCGCCGCGCGGATGTCCGCGCGGGGCGGCGCCTCGGCCGGGTGCCGCTGGAGCGCGGCCACCCTGCCCGGCATCCGCTCGATCACCAGGGTGCAGTTGTCCGGGTCCGCCGCGATCAGCCGGGGCACTCGGACGGGCGGGCGGTGCCGCACGAACGAGCGGTATGCGGCTATTTCGTGCCTGATCCGCTCGGCCCAGAGGGGAGAGTGGTCCAGTAAACACTTGGCGACGGCCGTACTGCGCCCGGTCGTACCGACCAGGAGCACGGAGCGCCCGCTGCGGCGCAGAACCTGGACCGGGGCGAACTCGGGACAGATCCGGTGCACCGACGCGATCGCCGTGCGCAGTTGCGCGCCCTGAGGGCCGGACAAGTCGAGTCTCCCGCTGAGCGGTTGGGTGCCGATCCCCGGAACGCGCCGTGTCCTGGCGGCTCCGAGCATGGGGGCCGCCGGCCGCGCGGGGTCGAGGTAGGGGCCGCTGCCCGCCGGACGGGGATGCAGCGGCCGGGGCGGAGCGGACACGGAGGACGATGCTGTGTACATGGGCGAAACAGATCCCTTCGTGTGCCTGCAAGTTGCCGCGCCGCCCGTCCCGGCGATCCGGGTACACCCTGGGGGAATGTCCCTGGCAACCGGGTCGGGGTGGCGCATTCCTACCTGACACCGGGTGCCCAGTGGCACACCATCTGGCGCACCCTGGCGAACCCTGGCGAATAGTCGCTCAGCAACTGACAGAGGGTTACTGTCAACTCAGCCGAGAACCTGGGGGCTTGATGTGAACGGACAACCCAACGCTCGTCTGTCGGACCTGTTCGGCCTCGCCGGCTGGTCCAAGGGCGAACTCGCGAGGCTGGTCAACAGACAGGCGGCGGCCATGGGCCACCCCCAGCTGGCGACCGACACCTCACGGGTCCGGCGCTGGATCGACGTGGGGGAGATCCCGCGCGATCCGGTTCCCCGGGTGCTGGCGGCTCTGTTCACCGAGCGTCTCGGCCGTGTCGTGACCATCGAGGACCTCGGTCTGGTCCGGCACGGGCGTGTGGGGAAACGGCCGGGCGGCGGGAATGCGGAACATCCCGACGGAGTGCCGTGGGCGCCCGAGCGGACTGCTGCGGTCCTCACCGAATTCACGGGAATGGACCTCATGCTCAACCGACGCGGCTTGGTGGGCGCGGGTGCCGCGCTCGCCGCGGGATCCGCACTCAGCAGTGCCATGCACGATTGGCTGCACACCGATCCGGCCCTGGCGGCCGACGTCCCTGACCTCGACAATCCCCTGCACGCCGACCCCGCTGGGTTCGACCGCTACGAGGCCGCCCCCATCGGGTCGCAGGAGATCGAGGAACTGGAGCGCTCGGTCGAGGTGTTCCGGGCCTGGGACGCGGCCCGCGGCGGCGGGCTGCAACGCAAG includes:
- a CDS encoding aminoglycoside phosphotransferase family protein, which translates into the protein MYTASSSVSAPPRPLHPRPAGSGPYLDPARPAAPMLGAARTRRVPGIGTQPLSGRLDLSGPQGAQLRTAIASVHRICPEFAPVQVLRRSGRSVLLVGTTGRSTAVAKCLLDHSPLWAERIRHEIAAYRSFVRHRPPVRVPRLIAADPDNCTLVIERMPGRVAALQRHPAEAPPRADIRAALGAVCRLNAWRPPAGTFDAPLDYAERISRFHDLGLLTDRDMGDLQKLLHGIAHSAGRQGMGQFCHGDALLSNILLSPAGPVLVDWEYAGWYLPGYDLATLWAVLGDAPVARRQISQLAQSAGPAARDAFLVNLMLVLTREIRTYETAVQRSMHDAIPVVPGPAHPGAVPSGEEQRLLLRRLHDDCQMARRAVRAAVGTR
- a CDS encoding N-acetylmuramoyl-L-alanine amidase gives rise to the protein MRASANDPEATAGHRRARGAAGALVSAALMFPLLGAAPAAGAGQVSTARLQQAFAGAAAEYHVPVSVLLGVSYLQSRWDAHAGAPSVTGGYGPMHLTDARTALAGAPHQGAGTEDARGDSSRAAVVPTRKVPENSQLPARLKTLTKAAELTGLPAERLRSDAAANVEGGAALLAAAQKDLAEPLSENAADWYAAVARFSGADDSATAAAYADDVYAVIRAGAERTTDSGQRIALAPQPGIGPDRAQLRRAGLRTVSAAGTECPTTVSCEWIPAPYAEFGDGDYGNHDLGNRPTSQSIKYIVIHDTEGAWNGVINLVQDPTYVSWNYTLRSTDGHIAQHVKGKDVAWHAGNWYVNAKSIGLEHEGFLASPDAWYTEEMYRASARLVKYLAKKYGVPLDRQHILGHNNVPGPTTSTIPGMHTDPGPYWDWEHYFALLDHPLYDRKKAGGDLVMVLPVFAENQPQYTGCVTSGQACPAHGSSEVRLHSLPSDSSPLIKDIGLRPGGGDSTIDVNDVGSRVSTGQQYAVADRDGDWTAIWYLGQKAWFKNPKAHPTAVSTTGQVVTPRAGLTDIPVYGRAYPEKGAYPAGVPVQAVSPLSYKLLAGQKYVVGDKVPGEYFYSPTFDTTSHKVVTGKDMYYEIQFGHRVEFVRAADVDVTRSHS
- a CDS encoding LLM class flavin-dependent oxidoreductase codes for the protein MPETSTPLRKLGFLTIGLFDEADPRRGHESTLEIIELGERLGFDSAWVRHRHLQYGISSPVAVLAAASQRTSRIELGTAVIPVGWENPLRLAEDLATVDLLSGGRLNPGVSVGPPMHFDQVKHALYPDTAEAEDFGHGRVERLLDFVRGTPATDFSGVEGFEVFSDRVQPQAPGLGRRMWYGAGGLRSARWAGEHGMNLLTSSVVKAEESEDFAEVQLSHIRTFRAHHPDGDRARVSQGLVVIPTDSATPEQRKKYEEYAEGRTPRTATPQGPARMMFAPDLVGTSEEIAERLYAHAAFREVDEVAFALPFTFAHEDYVQILTDIARGLGPALGWRPAG